A region of Maridesulfovibrio sp. DNA encodes the following proteins:
- a CDS encoding cell division protein ZapA — MPRYTIPVLGLEISFKTDADKERIEAAKDVLEERFSELTRGGKDVSREKLLTCLALSLADDYLEHSRKLETMEEKINALLEK; from the coding sequence ATGCCCCGTTATACAATACCCGTTCTCGGGCTTGAAATATCATTCAAGACCGATGCGGATAAAGAAAGAATTGAAGCCGCTAAAGACGTGCTCGAAGAGAGATTCAGCGAGCTTACCAGGGGCGGAAAAGATGTCAGCAGGGAGAAATTACTCACCTGTCTGGCGCTGAGTCTTGCCGATGACTACCTTGAACACAGCCGCAAGCTGGAAACTATGGAAGAGAAAATTAACGCGCTGTTAGAGAAGTGA